From the Entomomonas sp. E2T0 genome, one window contains:
- the rpsS gene encoding 30S ribosomal protein S19, which translates to MPRSLKKGPFIDLHLLKKIETAVEKNDRKPIKTWSRRSMILPQMVGLTIAVHNGRQHVPVLVNEDMVGHKLGEFAATRTYRGHAADKKAKR; encoded by the coding sequence ATGCCACGTTCGTTAAAGAAAGGTCCTTTTATCGATCTTCACCTATTGAAGAAGATCGAAACGGCTGTTGAAAAGAATGATCGTAAGCCAATTAAAACTTGGTCACGTCGTTCTATGATATTGCCACAAATGGTAGGTTTAACTATCGCTGTTCACAATGGTCGTCAACATGTACCAGTACTTGTGAATGAAGATATGGTTGGCCATAAATTAGGCGAGTTTGCTGCTACCCGTACATATCGTGGTCATGCGGCAGATAAGAAAGCCAAGCGTTAA
- the rplV gene encoding 50S ribosomal protein L22, producing the protein MKEDKDKIVSAKLSGARISAQKARLVADQIRGKEIGTALNLLTFSSKKAAPLFKKVLESAIANAEQNKGFDIDDLKIHAVYVDEGRSLKRMLPRAKGRADRIVKRSCHITVKVIEK; encoded by the coding sequence ATGAAAGAAGACAAAGATAAGATAGTATCTGCGAAATTATCAGGTGCTCGTATTTCTGCTCAGAAAGCTCGCTTAGTAGCTGATCAAATTCGTGGGAAGGAGATTGGCACTGCACTTAATTTACTAACGTTCAGCAGTAAAAAAGCTGCTCCGTTATTTAAGAAAGTGCTTGAGTCAGCGATTGCAAATGCTGAACAAAACAAGGGCTTTGACATTGATGACCTGAAAATTCATGCTGTTTATGTTGACGAAGGGCGTTCTTTAAAACGTATGCTTCCTCGTGCAAAAGGTCGTGCTGATCGTATTGTTAAACGGTCTTGTCATATCACTGTTAAAGTTATCGAAAAGTAA
- the rpsC gene encoding 30S ribosomal protein S3 yields the protein MGQKVHPTGIRLGIVKEHTSVWYADRKNYADYLNTDLKVRGYLQDKLKNASVSRIDIARPAQSARITIHTARPGIVIGKKGEDVEKLRQDLTKQMGVPVHINIEEIRKPELDAMLVAQGVAQQLERRVMFRRAMKRAVQSAMRLGAKGIKIQVSGRLGGAEIARSEWYREGRVPLHTLRADIDYATYEAHTTYGVIGVKVWIFKGEVIGGQLEETKPAPTSRKKAAK from the coding sequence ATGGGTCAGAAAGTACATCCTACTGGCATACGCCTAGGAATCGTAAAGGAGCACACTTCTGTTTGGTATGCAGACCGCAAAAACTATGCGGATTATCTAAATACTGACTTGAAAGTTCGTGGTTACCTCCAAGATAAATTAAAAAACGCGTCCGTGAGCCGAATCGACATTGCTCGTCCAGCTCAAAGTGCACGTATTACTATTCACACTGCACGTCCTGGTATTGTTATCGGGAAAAAAGGTGAAGATGTGGAGAAGTTACGTCAGGACCTGACCAAACAAATGGGTGTTCCCGTTCATATTAATATTGAAGAAATTCGTAAACCAGAATTAGACGCAATGTTAGTAGCACAAGGTGTTGCCCAGCAGTTAGAGCGTCGTGTTATGTTCCGTCGTGCAATGAAACGTGCGGTTCAGAGCGCAATGCGTCTTGGTGCTAAAGGTATCAAGATTCAGGTAAGCGGTCGCTTAGGTGGTGCAGAAATCGCTCGTAGCGAATGGTATCGTGAAGGTCGTGTTCCTTTACATACACTTCGTGCCGATATCGATTATGCAACCTATGAAGCACACACTACTTATGGTGTAATCGGTGTTAAAGTTTGGATCTTCAAAGGCGAAGTTATTGGTGGCCAATTAGAAGAAACTAAACCAGCACCTACATCTCGTAAAAAAGCTGCTAAGTAA